A single Fimbriimonadia bacterium DNA region contains:
- a CDS encoding histidine triad nucleotide-binding protein: MDGCIFCKIASKEAPSQYVHETANTVAFRDLNPVAPSHILIIPRRHVANLDGATAEDAGLLGEMLLAAAAIARSEGFAESGYRVVLNVGPDGGQTVGHLHAHLLAGRRLTWPPG; the protein is encoded by the coding sequence ATGGACGGCTGCATATTCTGTAAGATCGCATCGAAGGAGGCGCCTTCTCAATACGTGCACGAGACGGCGAACACGGTGGCATTTCGGGACCTGAACCCTGTCGCCCCTTCGCACATTCTGATCATCCCTCGACGGCATGTCGCGAACTTGGACGGAGCTACTGCGGAAGATGCCGGGCTGCTGGGCGAAATGCTGCTAGCGGCTGCCGCGATTGCACGTAGCGAGGGCTTCGCGGAGAGTGGGTATCGAGTCGTGTTGAACGTCGGACCCGATGGCGGGCAGACCGTCGGCCACCTGCACGCACACTTGCTCGCCGGACGGCGCCTCACCTGGCCACCTGGGTAG
- a CDS encoding glycyl radical protein has translation MNQRVDKLREESLRAKPRISAERALLMTEFYANAGAMSAPMLRARAFRHLMEHKTIHLGPGELIVGERGPMPKATPTYPELCCHTLEDLDLLDAREKIPYAVDEDTRKAYEISIIPFWKGKSLREAIFDAMTPEWKDAYSAGIFTEFMEQRAPGHTVADDKIYRFGLRDFQRRIAARIEQLDFLADPEAFEKHEQLRAMSVCCDALIRFAERHAEEAERRAALEGDDTRKAELLRIAEVCRHVPANAPRDFHEALQMYWFVHLGVITELNTWDSFSPGRLDQHLLPFYRRGLEDGTLTEDSAKELLQCLWVKFNNQPAPPKVGVTAAESGTYTDFANISHGGLRPDGSDGVNDVTYLMLDVVDEMRLLQPSTNIQLSKRNPDRFLHRALRIVRKGWGQPSLFNADAVVEELLRQGKSLEDARCGGTSGCVETGAFGKEAYILTGYFNLPKVLEIALNNGVDPRTGKRLGIETGDAANFSSFDQVFAAFTAQMRHFVDIKVRGSNVIERLYAQRMPAPFLSVIIDDCIEKAKDYNAGGARYNTSYIQGVGIGTITDSLAAIRHHVFQRRSVRLVNLLAAMQSNFADEEPLRQMLVNKSPKYGNDDDCADDLMVAAFDAYYDAVNGRPNTRGGCYRINMLPTTCHVYFGSVTGATADGRRAGEPLSEGISPVQGMDRHGPTAVLKSASKMDHLRTGGTLLNMKFTPRLLEGDDGIERLGHLVRTYFRLDGHHVQFNVVTAETLREAKRDPEKHRDLIVRVAGYSDYFCDLSAALQDEIIARTEHGDI, from the coding sequence ATGAATCAACGGGTAGATAAGCTGAGGGAGGAAAGCCTTCGGGCCAAGCCGCGCATCTCGGCGGAGCGTGCTCTGCTGATGACCGAGTTCTATGCCAACGCGGGCGCGATGTCTGCACCGATGCTACGGGCACGAGCCTTTCGACATCTCATGGAGCACAAGACAATCCATCTCGGACCCGGTGAGCTGATCGTGGGGGAGCGAGGCCCCATGCCAAAGGCCACCCCGACCTACCCCGAGTTGTGCTGCCATACCCTAGAGGACCTGGATCTACTCGACGCGCGAGAGAAGATCCCTTATGCCGTGGACGAGGACACGCGCAAGGCTTACGAGATATCGATCATCCCGTTCTGGAAGGGCAAGAGCCTGCGCGAAGCCATCTTCGATGCCATGACGCCAGAGTGGAAGGATGCGTACAGCGCCGGCATCTTCACAGAGTTCATGGAGCAACGAGCTCCCGGTCACACCGTAGCCGATGACAAGATCTATCGCTTCGGCCTACGTGACTTCCAGCGGCGCATAGCGGCACGCATCGAACAGCTGGACTTCCTCGCCGACCCAGAAGCTTTCGAGAAGCACGAGCAGCTACGTGCGATGTCGGTGTGCTGCGATGCGCTGATACGCTTTGCCGAGCGCCATGCCGAAGAGGCCGAGAGACGGGCTGCACTAGAAGGCGATGACACGCGGAAAGCCGAGCTGCTACGTATCGCCGAAGTCTGTCGGCATGTGCCAGCGAATGCACCTCGCGACTTCCACGAGGCGCTGCAGATGTACTGGTTCGTGCATCTCGGCGTGATCACCGAACTGAACACGTGGGACTCTTTCAGCCCTGGCCGACTCGATCAGCACCTTCTCCCATTCTACCGCCGCGGCCTCGAAGATGGGACGCTGACGGAGGATTCTGCAAAGGAGCTTCTGCAGTGCCTATGGGTCAAGTTCAATAATCAGCCTGCACCACCCAAGGTAGGTGTGACCGCTGCCGAGAGTGGTACATACACCGATTTCGCTAACATCAGCCACGGTGGGTTGCGGCCCGACGGGTCGGACGGCGTGAACGATGTCACCTATCTGATGCTGGACGTAGTGGACGAGATGCGCTTGCTGCAGCCGAGCACCAATATCCAGCTGAGCAAGCGGAACCCCGACCGTTTCCTCCACCGTGCCCTGAGGATCGTGAGGAAGGGATGGGGTCAACCATCGCTCTTCAATGCCGATGCGGTAGTGGAGGAGCTACTACGCCAGGGTAAGAGCCTGGAAGATGCTCGGTGTGGTGGTACGAGTGGCTGTGTCGAGACGGGTGCGTTCGGAAAAGAAGCGTACATCCTAACAGGCTACTTCAACCTGCCCAAGGTGCTCGAGATTGCACTCAACAACGGGGTAGACCCACGGACTGGCAAGCGGTTAGGCATCGAGACTGGCGACGCTGCCAACTTCTCGAGCTTCGATCAGGTGTTCGCCGCCTTCACAGCACAGATGCGGCACTTCGTGGACATAAAAGTCCGCGGTAGCAACGTGATCGAGCGGCTGTACGCGCAGCGCATGCCTGCTCCGTTCCTCTCGGTGATCATAGACGATTGCATCGAGAAGGCGAAGGACTATAACGCCGGGGGCGCGCGATACAACACGAGCTACATACAGGGTGTGGGAATCGGCACCATTACCGACTCGCTTGCCGCCATACGCCACCATGTATTTCAGAGACGTTCCGTACGCCTCGTCAATCTGCTCGCAGCCATGCAATCGAACTTCGCAGACGAAGAGCCGCTGCGCCAGATGCTGGTAAACAAGAGCCCGAAGTACGGCAATGACGACGACTGCGCGGACGACTTGATGGTGGCCGCCTTCGATGCCTACTATGATGCGGTGAACGGACGACCGAACACGCGAGGAGGTTGCTATCGCATCAACATGCTGCCCACCACCTGTCATGTCTACTTCGGTTCGGTTACCGGTGCCACGGCGGACGGGCGTAGGGCAGGGGAGCCGCTCTCTGAGGGCATCTCGCCCGTGCAAGGCATGGACCGTCACGGCCCGACCGCCGTGCTGAAGTCCGCGTCGAAGATGGACCACCTGCGCACAGGTGGTACGCTGCTCAACATGAAGTTCACGCCACGGCTGCTCGAGGGCGACGATGGAATCGAGCGGCTTGGCCACCTCGTACGCACGTACTTCCGGCTGGACGGCCACCATGTGCAGTTCAACGTAGTGACTGCGGAGACCCTGCGGGAAGCGAAGCGGGATCCCGAGAAGCATCGCGATCTAATCGTGCGCGTGGCGGGCTACAGCGACTACTTCTGCGACCTGAGCGCTGCCCTGCAAGACGAGATCATCGCACGTACCGAACACGGTGACATATGA
- the acs gene encoding acetate--CoA ligase yields the protein MSVDQTAIKALLEEHRTFVPSPEFVAQANVSDPTVYDRAEADPEGFWADFAKELHWYKPWDAVLEWNPPHAKWFVGGKLNASYNCLERIINQGKGDKIALLFEGEPGDTRALTYNDLLKQTNKLANTLKSMGVQKGDRVCIYMPMIPELVISLLACARIGAPHSVVFGGFSAQSLVDRITDADAHYVITADGGYRRGKVVHLKEAVDEALKECPNVKATLVYERIGKPDICPVNMVEGRDHWWQTLMAQASDVCEPEPMDAEDVLYILYTSGSTGKPKGIVHTTGGYLVGAYATAKWTFDLKDSDIYWCTADIGWVTGHTYIVYGTMANGVTQVLYEGAPDWPERDRFWEIIEKYKVTIMYTAPTAIRAFMKWGDDLPAKHDLSSLRLLGTVGEPINPEAWMWYYEHIGGSRVPIVDTWWQTETGHLLITPLPGITATKPGSACRAFPGIGVDVIDEVGNSVPNGSAGYLILTRPWPGMLRTIHNDPDRYVRQYWSQYPGRYFTGDGAKKDKDGYLWLLGRVDDVMNVAGHRLSTMEIESALVDHPAVAEAAVIGKDDPLKGQAVAAFVILKQGHERSDGLISELKKHVGTKIGPIARPDDIIVTAELPKTRSGKIMRRLLRDVAEGRALGDTTTLADPAVVAALKQKYSDEG from the coding sequence ATGTCCGTTGACCAGACTGCGATTAAGGCGCTGCTCGAAGAGCATCGTACCTTCGTTCCCTCCCCCGAATTCGTGGCCCAGGCCAACGTTTCGGACCCCACGGTATATGACAGGGCCGAGGCCGATCCGGAGGGCTTCTGGGCCGACTTCGCCAAGGAGCTCCACTGGTACAAACCTTGGGATGCGGTGCTGGAGTGGAACCCGCCGCATGCGAAGTGGTTCGTCGGCGGCAAGCTGAACGCTTCGTACAACTGCCTCGAGCGCATTATCAACCAAGGAAAGGGGGACAAGATTGCGCTGTTGTTCGAGGGAGAGCCCGGTGATACGCGCGCTCTGACCTACAACGATCTGCTGAAGCAGACCAACAAACTCGCCAACACGCTGAAGTCCATGGGGGTCCAGAAGGGCGATCGGGTGTGCATCTACATGCCGATGATCCCAGAGCTCGTGATCTCTCTTCTCGCCTGTGCCCGGATCGGTGCTCCGCATTCGGTGGTGTTCGGTGGGTTCAGTGCCCAGAGCCTCGTGGACCGTATCACGGACGCCGACGCGCACTACGTGATCACAGCTGATGGAGGCTATCGCCGAGGAAAGGTCGTTCACCTGAAAGAGGCCGTGGACGAGGCGCTGAAGGAGTGCCCGAACGTGAAGGCCACGCTGGTGTACGAGCGAATCGGCAAGCCGGACATCTGCCCTGTGAACATGGTGGAAGGTCGGGACCACTGGTGGCAGACCCTTATGGCTCAGGCATCCGACGTGTGCGAGCCCGAGCCGATGGATGCGGAGGACGTCCTCTACATCCTGTACACGAGTGGTTCGACCGGAAAGCCGAAGGGAATCGTCCATACTACTGGTGGCTATCTGGTTGGGGCCTATGCCACCGCCAAGTGGACCTTCGACCTGAAGGACAGCGACATCTACTGGTGCACGGCGGACATCGGATGGGTCACCGGACACACCTACATCGTGTACGGCACGATGGCCAACGGCGTGACTCAGGTGCTGTACGAAGGCGCACCGGACTGGCCTGAGCGAGACCGCTTCTGGGAGATCATCGAGAAGTACAAGGTCACCATCATGTACACCGCTCCCACCGCGATCCGGGCTTTCATGAAATGGGGAGACGACCTGCCCGCCAAGCACGACCTGTCGTCGCTCCGGCTGCTCGGCACGGTCGGCGAGCCCATCAACCCGGAGGCGTGGATGTGGTACTACGAACACATCGGCGGCTCGCGAGTGCCTATCGTCGATACCTGGTGGCAGACGGAGACGGGGCATCTGCTCATCACCCCACTTCCTGGCATCACTGCCACGAAGCCCGGCTCGGCATGCCGAGCGTTTCCTGGAATCGGCGTGGACGTGATTGACGAAGTCGGCAATAGCGTGCCCAACGGCAGCGCCGGGTACCTGATCCTGACCCGCCCGTGGCCCGGCATGCTCCGCACCATCCACAACGATCCGGATCGCTACGTGCGGCAGTACTGGTCGCAGTACCCGGGTCGCTACTTCACCGGTGATGGTGCAAAGAAGGACAAGGACGGCTACTTGTGGTTGCTCGGCCGTGTGGACGACGTCATGAACGTCGCCGGCCACCGACTAAGCACCATGGAGATTGAATCCGCTTTGGTGGACCACCCGGCTGTCGCGGAAGCCGCAGTCATCGGCAAGGACGATCCGCTGAAGGGCCAGGCCGTCGCCGCGTTCGTGATCCTGAAGCAGGGTCACGAGCGCTCGGACGGGCTGATCTCCGAGCTGAAGAAGCATGTGGGCACGAAAATCGGTCCAATTGCGCGGCCGGACGACATCATCGTGACCGCCGAACTTCCGAAAACCCGATCGGGCAAGATCATGCGACGCTTGCTGCGCGACGTTGCCGAGGGGCGTGCACTGGGTGACACTACCACGCTGGCGGACCCTGCGGTGGTCGCGGCTCTGAAACAGAAGTACTCGGACGAGGGGTAG
- the mtaB gene encoding tRNA (N(6)-L-threonylcarbamoyladenosine(37)-C(2))-methylthiotransferase MtaB yields the protein MLTVAFTTLGCKVNQYETRRIAESFERRGFRVVPFEETANVYVVNTCSVTAVASSKSRQMMRRAKRTNPSAKLVVTGCEAQAAARAGRLVPEADLVVANPEKLETVTHFLRAFPEFAGQTAAPCTDAAIARVQRRTRAVVKVQDGCNIFCSYCSIPYTRPVLESRPWHELVDEVEGLVAEGHREVVLTGVLIGDYGPLTGSGGPDLTGLCVKLADIRRLQRIRISSIEVTQVSDELIRLMREEPKMCPHLHIPLQSGSDRVLLDMGRPYTRDEYVARCSEAKARVRDLAITTDIMVGFPTEDEVALGETVGVVKTVGYLAAHVFRYSSRPGTPAEELGDPVPHEEKMRRSKMVADVTADSGRAYRTGFIGRDLRVLVESAQRAVGLLKGHSDNYLELEFPGPGELVGDLVTVRVLADGARGMTGQIVETVTPHNARRTNGRLHIL from the coding sequence GTCGTATCGCGGAGAGCTTCGAGCGTCGCGGGTTCCGCGTGGTGCCATTCGAAGAGACCGCGAACGTGTACGTGGTGAACACCTGCTCCGTCACGGCAGTGGCTTCCAGCAAGTCACGGCAGATGATGCGGCGGGCGAAACGCACCAACCCATCGGCGAAGCTAGTTGTGACCGGATGCGAGGCGCAGGCGGCAGCGCGGGCGGGCCGGCTGGTTCCAGAAGCCGATCTGGTGGTAGCGAATCCGGAGAAACTGGAGACCGTTACGCACTTCCTGCGGGCCTTTCCGGAGTTCGCCGGTCAGACTGCCGCTCCGTGCACGGATGCTGCAATTGCTCGGGTGCAGCGGCGTACGCGGGCGGTGGTGAAGGTGCAGGACGGTTGCAACATCTTTTGCTCCTACTGCTCGATCCCCTACACCCGCCCTGTGCTCGAGAGTCGGCCATGGCACGAGTTAGTAGACGAGGTGGAGGGATTGGTAGCGGAGGGGCATCGCGAGGTGGTACTGACTGGCGTGCTGATCGGCGATTACGGACCACTCACCGGGAGCGGCGGGCCGGATCTGACCGGACTGTGCGTTAAACTCGCGGACATTCGACGTTTGCAACGCATACGTATCAGCTCAATCGAGGTGACACAGGTCTCTGACGAGCTGATACGACTGATGCGTGAGGAACCCAAGATGTGTCCACACCTACACATCCCCCTGCAATCCGGCAGCGACCGGGTGCTGCTAGATATGGGACGACCTTACACGCGCGACGAGTATGTAGCACGGTGCTCGGAGGCGAAGGCTCGCGTGCGCGATCTGGCCATCACCACGGACATCATGGTGGGGTTTCCGACGGAGGACGAGGTTGCGTTGGGAGAGACCGTCGGCGTGGTAAAAACAGTGGGATACCTAGCTGCGCACGTATTCCGGTACTCCTCTCGTCCCGGCACACCCGCTGAGGAGCTGGGGGATCCAGTGCCGCATGAAGAGAAGATGAGACGGAGCAAGATGGTAGCGGATGTCACTGCGGACTCCGGCCGTGCCTACCGGACCGGGTTCATAGGGCGCGATCTGCGAGTGTTAGTCGAAAGCGCGCAGCGAGCAGTCGGTCTGCTGAAGGGGCACTCCGACAACTACCTCGAGTTGGAGTTTCCCGGGCCTGGCGAGCTGGTAGGTGATCTCGTCACGGTCCGAGTTCTCGCTGACGGAGCGCGAGGCATGACGGGGCAGATCGTGGAGACTGTGACACCACACAACGCAAGGAGGACGAATGGACGGCTGCATATTCTGTAA
- a CDS encoding redox-sensing transcriptional repressor Rex, with protein MPPPVKVPLPTLERLATYLRLLYELEQQNVPTISSADVELHTGIAAPQFRKDLSYFGDFGKPGVGYDVATLLASIARILKVDRARRILLIGTGNLGAALIGYPGMSEHNFHIAAAFDNNPAKVGQHFSNLHVRDISTLAHANREIGAKMAILAVPANAAQEVADACVAAGIEVMLNFAPTHIRVPSHVHVRNVSFLQELAVLSYNLDDRGVET; from the coding sequence ATGCCGCCTCCAGTCAAAGTGCCTTTGCCCACGTTAGAGCGTCTGGCTACGTACCTGCGCTTGCTGTACGAGCTAGAGCAACAGAACGTACCGACCATCTCGTCTGCGGATGTGGAACTGCACACTGGGATTGCCGCGCCGCAGTTCCGCAAGGACCTTTCTTACTTTGGGGACTTCGGCAAGCCGGGCGTCGGATACGACGTCGCTACACTGCTTGCCTCGATTGCGCGCATTCTGAAGGTGGACCGTGCACGGCGCATCCTGTTGATCGGAACGGGAAACCTGGGCGCTGCACTCATCGGGTATCCCGGCATGAGCGAGCACAACTTCCACATCGCGGCGGCCTTCGACAACAATCCGGCCAAGGTGGGGCAGCACTTCAGCAACCTGCACGTGCGGGACATCAGCACGCTCGCGCACGCGAACCGCGAGATTGGCGCGAAGATGGCCATTCTGGCCGTGCCTGCCAACGCCGCGCAGGAAGTGGCGGATGCGTGCGTCGCCGCAGGCATCGAAGTGATGTTGAACTTCGCACCCACCCATATCCGGGTGCCCAGCCACGTGCACGTGCGCAACGTCTCTTTTCTTCAGGAGCTTGCCGTGCTCTCGTACAACCTGGACGATCGCGGAGTCGAGACCTAG
- a CDS encoding glycyl-radical enzyme activating protein, with amino-acid sequence MGTRWHSVKKISGTVFNIQRFSTHDGPGIRTTVFLKGCPLACPWCHNPESRAPELEIAFNEGRCIRCGSCLRACKAGGVENRLLCVLCGDCVEACPTGAREIVGRVYTVDELLLELEKDRDFYQESGGGVTFSGGEPLLQANFLVSVLASCRARELHTAVDTTGFAPTPVIREIARHTDLFLYDLKLMDPERHRHYTGVSNELILGNLKELVMMEAAVVVRVPLIPGITDTDENLLAMAEFVQTLGLKRISLLPFHKMAADKHARLGYDYRLPPMETQPQDDLEKMRSLVARHGLQVSIGA; translated from the coding sequence CTGGGCACCCGTTGGCATTCTGTGAAGAAAATCTCAGGCACCGTGTTCAACATCCAGCGCTTCTCGACCCACGACGGGCCGGGAATACGTACCACCGTGTTCCTGAAGGGATGTCCTCTGGCATGTCCTTGGTGCCATAACCCAGAGAGCCGGGCTCCCGAGCTAGAGATCGCGTTCAACGAGGGGCGTTGTATTCGCTGTGGATCTTGCTTGCGCGCGTGCAAGGCAGGAGGGGTCGAGAACCGCCTCCTCTGCGTGCTTTGTGGGGACTGCGTGGAGGCATGCCCCACAGGGGCGCGCGAGATCGTCGGGCGCGTGTACACGGTGGACGAGTTGCTTCTCGAACTAGAGAAGGACAGGGATTTCTACCAGGAGTCGGGGGGTGGTGTGACCTTCTCTGGTGGAGAGCCACTGCTGCAAGCCAACTTCCTTGTGAGTGTACTGGCTTCGTGCCGAGCGCGAGAGCTGCATACGGCGGTGGACACGACCGGATTCGCACCGACACCGGTGATCCGGGAGATCGCCCGGCACACCGACTTGTTCCTCTACGATCTCAAGCTGATGGACCCCGAGAGACATCGGCACTACACTGGGGTTTCGAACGAACTCATCTTGGGTAACTTGAAGGAACTGGTAATGATGGAAGCGGCAGTGGTGGTGCGGGTCCCATTGATCCCGGGCATCACGGACACCGACGAGAATCTACTGGCCATGGCCGAGTTCGTTCAGACCCTTGGCCTGAAACGGATCAGCCTGCTGCCTTTCCACAAGATGGCTGCCGACAAGCATGCGCGGCTCGGATACGACTACCGCCTCCCCCCGATGGAGACACAACCGCAAGACGATTTGGAGAAGATGCGCAGCCTAGTAGCGCGCCACGGGCTTCAGGTCTCGATAGGAGCGTAG